One Lujinxingia sediminis DNA segment encodes these proteins:
- a CDS encoding type 4a pilus biogenesis protein PilO: protein MTMNDVIDRFNAYPLGQKVLAVFILMIGIFVGFLTLIYRPMQDEIAAAETQRSELQRELGRLKEISESRAEVVARLNDLERQLHIAREKLPVSAEIPSLLQRIHNQAKTAGLEINRFRRNEDVASEDFIEIPVEMELVGSFDEVANFFYFVGRMTRIVNVKDINVSRQASGLVADGQLEVSAKATTYRWKAN from the coding sequence ATGACGATGAATGACGTGATCGACAGATTTAACGCCTACCCGCTGGGCCAGAAGGTGTTGGCGGTCTTTATCCTGATGATCGGGATCTTTGTGGGCTTCCTCACGCTGATCTACCGGCCGATGCAGGATGAGATCGCCGCGGCTGAGACGCAGCGCAGTGAGTTGCAGCGGGAGCTGGGCCGCCTCAAAGAGATCAGCGAGAGCCGCGCCGAGGTGGTCGCCCGCCTCAACGATCTGGAGCGCCAGCTGCACATCGCCCGCGAGAAGCTTCCGGTCTCCGCAGAGATCCCCAGCCTGCTGCAGCGCATCCATAACCAGGCCAAGACCGCAGGCCTGGAGATCAACCGCTTCCGACGAAACGAAGACGTCGCCAGCGAGGACTTCATCGAGATTCCGGTGGAGATGGAGCTGGTCGGATCCTTCGATGAGGTCGCCAACTTCTTTTACTTCGTGGGTCGGATGACGCGAATCGTCAACGTCAAGGACATCAACGTCAGCCGGCAAGCCAGCGGACTGGTCGCCGATGGTCAGCTTGAGGTGAGCGCCAAAGCAACGACCTACCGCTGGAAAGCCAACTAA
- a CDS encoding pilus assembly protein PilP, translating into MIELLNRSRRRAARPSGRRLWIIAALIAISAPSMVACGGDDTATGVPPELLERRKKRAERQKQAEESPAAEADLQVAAFDPAEEYQRPDYPVRRNPFQPDLDVMQPEPAAIDDSVRPLEPLEEFPLSSLNLVAVISETAVPRAMFVDPNGLGHFVKEGDRIGRNSGVVRVIRDNEVEIREGGADESGAVVTVRLRDQQLRVTESGLTPEEREALQRLLESEEGREAIERSYRDMAPGASATDSANESASDTRFPGLAPPSRRQQ; encoded by the coding sequence ATGATTGAGCTTTTGAACAGATCGCGCCGCAGAGCGGCCAGGCCCTCCGGCCGGCGCCTGTGGATCATCGCGGCGCTGATCGCGATCAGCGCCCCCTCGATGGTCGCCTGCGGCGGAGATGATACCGCCACCGGGGTTCCGCCGGAGCTTCTGGAGCGGCGCAAAAAGCGCGCCGAGCGCCAGAAGCAGGCCGAGGAGAGCCCGGCGGCAGAGGCCGATCTTCAGGTCGCCGCCTTTGACCCGGCAGAAGAGTATCAGCGGCCTGATTATCCGGTGCGCCGCAACCCCTTCCAGCCCGATCTGGACGTGATGCAGCCGGAGCCAGCCGCGATTGATGACTCGGTGCGTCCGCTGGAGCCGCTCGAAGAGTTCCCGCTGAGCTCGCTCAATCTGGTGGCGGTCATCAGCGAGACGGCCGTGCCCCGGGCGATGTTCGTCGATCCCAACGGGCTTGGTCATTTTGTGAAAGAAGGCGATCGCATCGGCCGCAACAGCGGCGTGGTGCGCGTGATTCGAGATAATGAGGTGGAGATCCGCGAGGGCGGCGCCGACGAGAGCGGCGCGGTGGTCACGGTGCGACTGCGCGATCAGCAACTGCGCGTGACCGAGAGCGGACTGACACCCGAGGAGCGTGAGGCGCTGCAGCGTCTGCTTGAGTCTGAAGAGGGTCGTGAAGCGATTGAGCGCTCCTATCGCGACATGGCCCCGGGTGCCTCGGCCACTGATTCGGCCAACGAGAGCGCATCTGACACGCGATTTCCGGGGCTCGCCCCGCCCTCACGGCGGCAACAATGA
- the pilQ gene encoding type IV pilus secretin PilQ gives MRWKIPVVMLCATLGMGAPAMAQTPAATEQSSALNQVSAFTVEEGADGTYIRIAGTEVATFSVFKLDDPPRLFVDLSNSRLAGEASSERVDNGVISRVGLIEFEDSFQTVARLVIGFEESAHYDVRTEGSDVLVFVDGAGRRGQSGAAGVANAGASKEELERSRQAYERANAELSRTQTQLSLAQQELAQARAQREQARGEERERLEREVASRTQALQRAQQEANARQAEAQALRAQLAGLEAERDQSRERLVAAQRRAEQAEQERQQALSLARAKEEEGERARQRARELESRLTQAEQTLASVNAQRQGAQGQIGTLSERVDEAERRLAAERHQLEEARRREAQLQAQIEQLGKSSSQADRDAIAQVEAERARQRELQARAQAEVERVQREAAAAERELRELNSALTQRDAEIERLRRDVEQAQQAQAREVASAHEAERARLRALNEAIAREEQRVEAIEQARRAEEGRLENLQARRTQEEDGVEAMRQERERMEAELAQARQALASTRDELARAEQARQASERELEQVARVIPVDPKNSNAVRSVRLETDDDGHSRIVVQLDRPGQVETTRSRDGRAVMILNDVALPEHLERTLAADSQGGAVRFVSSFVDARTNTVRMEAELNSEARARLSQSGNELVWEFAPEQAQPAQQLAADTAPRRVQDGQSVTSAPPRYPRVVTDPSQVSSVPGMSRKRITIDLRNADVQNVLRLVATEGGVNIIAGDGVEGVVTMRLRNVPLDQVFLNILQALQLGFEVRGNVIRVAPASVLAEEEAARAEARTRAQRVQPLEVFLLPVNYATADELVSQVQGLLSPRGSVSVDARTNTLIIKDLRENLTSIRMLVETLDSQVPQVLIEARIVETSDTFSRQIGVQWGGDIGFSQGTGNPTGLIFPNVLGLAGGATDGQTPVAGTSSNPNFAVNLPAPVGTGAGGAIGLTMGSVGGAVNLNLRLSALEEAGHAKIVSAPRILTMDNKEASISQGTSIPISVVGAAGVQTVFVDATLELTVTPHVTPDGNIRLSIDATKNEPDFQNTGARGDPTIIQRQATTELLIPDGDTTVIGGIYTRNAGHSVSAVPFLHRIPILGFFFKTQSESERRSELLIFITPRIVNRAESLGGMSAGSVSGDGWEE, from the coding sequence ATGAGATGGAAGATACCGGTAGTGATGCTGTGCGCGACCCTGGGAATGGGCGCACCGGCAATGGCGCAAACCCCCGCGGCTACCGAGCAGTCCAGCGCACTTAACCAGGTCAGCGCGTTTACGGTGGAAGAGGGCGCCGACGGCACCTACATCCGTATCGCAGGCACCGAGGTGGCGACCTTCTCGGTCTTCAAGCTCGACGACCCGCCGCGCCTTTTTGTGGATCTCTCCAACAGTCGGCTCGCCGGTGAGGCATCGAGTGAGCGCGTCGACAACGGGGTGATCTCGCGGGTGGGGCTGATCGAATTTGAAGACAGCTTCCAGACTGTGGCTCGCCTTGTGATCGGCTTTGAGGAGAGCGCTCATTACGATGTGCGCACCGAGGGCAGCGATGTACTCGTCTTTGTCGACGGTGCCGGTCGCCGCGGGCAGAGCGGGGCGGCGGGGGTCGCCAATGCCGGCGCTTCGAAAGAGGAGCTGGAGCGCAGCCGTCAGGCCTACGAGCGTGCCAACGCCGAGCTCAGCCGCACCCAGACGCAGCTCAGCCTCGCTCAGCAGGAGCTGGCTCAGGCCCGCGCCCAGCGTGAGCAGGCCCGCGGCGAAGAGCGTGAGCGCCTGGAGCGCGAAGTCGCCAGCCGCACGCAGGCCCTGCAGCGCGCCCAGCAAGAGGCCAACGCCCGGCAGGCTGAAGCTCAGGCGCTGCGCGCTCAGCTCGCAGGCCTGGAAGCCGAGCGCGACCAGAGCCGCGAGCGCCTGGTCGCCGCCCAGCGTCGCGCCGAGCAGGCCGAGCAGGAGCGCCAGCAGGCCCTGAGCCTTGCCCGCGCCAAAGAAGAAGAGGGCGAGCGTGCCCGTCAGCGCGCCCGCGAGCTTGAGTCGCGCTTGACTCAGGCGGAGCAGACGCTGGCCAGCGTCAACGCCCAGCGTCAGGGAGCCCAGGGCCAGATCGGCACGCTGAGCGAGCGCGTCGATGAGGCCGAGCGTCGCCTGGCCGCCGAGCGCCATCAGCTTGAAGAAGCCCGTCGCCGCGAAGCGCAGCTGCAAGCGCAGATTGAGCAGCTGGGCAAATCGAGTTCGCAGGCCGACCGCGACGCCATCGCGCAGGTCGAGGCGGAGCGGGCGCGTCAGCGTGAGCTGCAGGCCCGCGCCCAGGCTGAAGTCGAGCGCGTGCAGCGCGAAGCGGCCGCCGCCGAGCGAGAACTTCGTGAACTTAATAGCGCCCTGACCCAGCGCGACGCCGAGATCGAGCGTCTGCGCCGCGACGTCGAGCAGGCCCAGCAGGCCCAGGCTCGCGAGGTTGCCAGCGCTCATGAAGCCGAACGTGCCCGTCTGCGGGCGCTCAACGAGGCTATTGCCCGTGAAGAGCAGCGCGTCGAGGCGATCGAGCAGGCCCGCCGCGCCGAGGAAGGTCGTCTGGAGAATCTTCAGGCGCGCCGCACTCAGGAAGAAGACGGCGTTGAAGCGATGCGCCAGGAGCGCGAGCGCATGGAGGCCGAGCTGGCCCAGGCCCGCCAGGCGCTCGCGAGCACCCGCGACGAACTCGCGCGTGCCGAGCAGGCCCGCCAGGCCTCGGAGCGAGAGCTTGAGCAGGTTGCGCGCGTCATTCCCGTCGATCCGAAGAACTCCAACGCGGTGCGCTCGGTGCGCCTTGAAACCGATGATGACGGTCACTCGCGTATCGTAGTTCAACTTGACCGGCCCGGTCAGGTGGAGACGACCCGCAGCCGTGATGGTCGCGCGGTGATGATCCTCAACGATGTGGCGCTTCCCGAGCATCTTGAGCGCACGCTGGCAGCCGACTCCCAGGGAGGCGCGGTGCGCTTTGTCTCCAGCTTTGTCGACGCTCGCACCAACACCGTGCGCATGGAGGCTGAACTCAACTCGGAGGCCCGCGCCCGCCTGAGCCAGAGCGGCAATGAGCTTGTCTGGGAGTTCGCTCCCGAGCAGGCTCAGCCCGCCCAACAGCTCGCCGCTGACACCGCTCCGCGCCGCGTGCAGGATGGTCAGAGCGTGACCTCGGCGCCTCCGCGTTACCCGCGCGTGGTCACCGACCCCTCGCAGGTGAGCTCGGTGCCCGGCATGAGCCGCAAGCGCATCACCATCGATCTTCGTAACGCCGATGTTCAGAACGTGCTGCGCCTGGTGGCCACCGAAGGCGGCGTCAACATCATCGCCGGCGACGGCGTGGAGGGCGTGGTCACGATGCGTCTTCGTAACGTTCCGCTCGACCAGGTCTTCTTGAATATCCTACAGGCCTTGCAGCTGGGCTTTGAGGTGCGCGGCAACGTCATTCGTGTTGCGCCTGCCTCGGTGCTCGCCGAAGAAGAAGCGGCGCGTGCAGAAGCCCGTACCCGTGCGCAGCGCGTGCAGCCGCTGGAGGTCTTCCTGCTGCCGGTGAACTACGCCACGGCCGACGAGCTCGTCAGCCAGGTGCAGGGCTTGCTCAGCCCGCGCGGCAGCGTCTCGGTTGATGCGCGCACCAACACGCTGATCATCAAAGATCTGCGCGAGAACCTCACCTCGATCCGCATGCTGGTCGAGACGCTCGACTCCCAGGTGCCGCAGGTTCTCATTGAGGCCCGCATCGTGGAGACCAGCGACACCTTCAGCCGCCAGATCGGTGTGCAGTGGGGCGGTGATATCGGTTTCTCCCAGGGCACCGGTAACCCCACCGGCTTGATCTTCCCCAACGTTCTCGGCCTGGCCGGTGGCGCGACCGACGGTCAGACCCCTGTGGCCGGGACCTCGTCCAACCCCAACTTCGCGGTGAACCTGCCCGCGCCGGTCGGTACCGGTGCCGGTGGTGCCATCGGCCTGACGATGGGCAGCGTGGGCGGTGCGGTGAACCTGAACCTGCGTCTCTCCGCGCTTGAGGAGGCCGGGCATGCCAAGATTGTCAGCGCCCCGCGCATCCTGACGATGGACAACAAGGAAGCGTCCATCTCCCAGGGCACCAGCATCCCGATCAGCGTGGTCGGTGCGGCCGGTGTGCAGACGGTCTTCGTCGACGCGACGCTCGAGTTGACGGTCACCCCGCACGTCACCCCCGACGGCAACATCCGCCTCTCCATTGATGCGACCAAGAACGAGCCCGACTTCCAGAACACCGGCGCCCGCGGTGACCCCACGATCATTCAGCGCCAGGCGACCACCGAGCTTCTGATTCCCGACGGCGACACCACTGTGATCGGCGGCATCTACACCCGCAACGCCGGCCATAGCGTCTCGGCGGTGCCCTTCCTGCATCGCATCCCGATTCTGGGCTTCTTCTTCAAGACCCAGTCCGAGAGCGAGCGCCGCTCGGAGCTCTTGATCTTCATCACCCCGCGCATCGTCAATCGCGCTGAGTCGCTGGGCGGCATGTCCGCCGGAAGCGTCTCCGGCGATGGATGGGAGGAATGA
- a CDS encoding AMP-dependent synthetase/ligase, whose product MAKEFKNLVEILEHSVATYKSSPLFGTKTGGSYKWTSYGEFGVQVEQFRGALADMGVQKGDTVAVIANNRVEWAVGAYATYSLGARYCPMYEAQLVKDWTYILRDSGAKVALVANQVIYDQVKPLIDELDSLERVIYFDGPRDSEDSYQTLLDHGAKTPAAVVHPDEDDVCGFIYTSGTTGDPKGVLLSHKNIMSNVNGVHQLLEIGPDDVSLSFLPWAHSFGQVVELHCLLSMGAALGIAENVNTIIENLSEVRPTLLFAVPRIFNRIYNGVQQKMEAEGGIKQMLFTQGMANSEALRGMRERGESGGLTAMMNKFYDKLVFSKVRARFGGRLKYAFSGGAALSPEVARFIDNLNITVYEGYGLTETSPIATCNSPANRKIGSVGRPIPGVAITIADVEGYPSGTGEICVKGPNVMQGYHNLPEQTAKVLDEDGTFHTGDLGRVDEDGFVWILGRVKEQYKLENGKYVVPGPIEEQLKLSPYVNQVMVEGTNKAYNVALIVVDLENLSNWADKNGVPRDELLTHPKVKELYQKEIDRVSASLKGYERPKRFALIEEEFSADNDMLTPKLSVKRRVVMARYGDMINNLYNDDKTAAA is encoded by the coding sequence ATGGCCAAAGAGTTTAAGAACCTCGTCGAGATTTTGGAGCATAGCGTCGCGACGTATAAGTCGTCTCCGCTCTTCGGTACCAAGACCGGCGGAAGCTACAAATGGACGAGCTACGGTGAGTTCGGCGTGCAGGTCGAGCAGTTCCGCGGTGCGCTGGCGGATATGGGCGTGCAGAAAGGCGACACCGTTGCGGTCATCGCCAACAACCGCGTGGAATGGGCCGTCGGTGCTTACGCCACCTACAGCCTGGGCGCGCGCTACTGCCCGATGTACGAGGCCCAGCTGGTCAAGGACTGGACCTACATCCTGCGCGACAGCGGCGCGAAGGTCGCGCTGGTGGCCAACCAGGTGATCTACGATCAGGTCAAGCCGCTGATCGATGAGCTCGACTCGCTGGAACGCGTGATCTACTTCGACGGCCCCCGCGACTCCGAAGACAGCTACCAGACACTTCTCGACCACGGCGCGAAGACCCCGGCGGCGGTCGTTCACCCCGACGAAGACGATGTCTGCGGGTTCATCTACACCTCCGGGACCACCGGTGACCCCAAAGGCGTGCTGCTCAGCCACAAGAACATCATGAGCAACGTCAACGGCGTGCATCAGCTTCTGGAGATTGGCCCCGACGATGTCAGCCTCTCCTTCCTTCCCTGGGCCCATAGTTTTGGCCAGGTCGTGGAGCTGCACTGCCTGCTCTCGATGGGCGCGGCGCTGGGCATCGCCGAGAACGTCAACACCATCATCGAGAACCTCTCGGAGGTTCGCCCCACCCTTCTCTTTGCCGTGCCGCGGATCTTCAACCGCATCTACAACGGCGTGCAGCAGAAGATGGAGGCCGAGGGTGGCATCAAGCAGATGCTTTTCACCCAGGGCATGGCCAACTCCGAGGCGCTGCGGGGGATGCGCGAACGGGGTGAGTCGGGCGGTCTGACCGCGATGATGAACAAGTTCTACGACAAGCTGGTCTTCTCGAAGGTGCGCGCGCGCTTCGGCGGCCGTCTTAAGTACGCGTTCAGCGGCGGTGCGGCGCTCAGCCCCGAGGTGGCCCGCTTCATCGACAACCTCAACATCACCGTCTACGAGGGCTACGGCCTGACCGAGACCTCACCGATTGCCACCTGCAACTCCCCTGCCAATCGCAAGATCGGCAGCGTCGGCCGGCCCATCCCGGGCGTGGCGATCACCATCGCCGATGTTGAGGGTTACCCCTCCGGCACCGGTGAGATCTGCGTGAAGGGGCCCAACGTGATGCAGGGCTACCACAACCTCCCCGAGCAGACTGCCAAGGTGCTCGACGAGGACGGCACCTTCCACACCGGCGACCTCGGCCGCGTGGACGAAGATGGCTTCGTCTGGATTCTGGGCCGCGTCAAAGAGCAGTACAAGCTGGAGAACGGCAAGTACGTGGTGCCCGGCCCCATCGAGGAGCAGCTCAAGCTCTCGCCCTACGTCAACCAGGTCATGGTCGAAGGCACCAACAAGGCCTACAACGTGGCGTTGATCGTGGTGGACCTGGAGAACCTTAGCAACTGGGCCGACAAAAACGGTGTGCCCCGCGATGAGCTTCTGACCCATCCGAAGGTCAAGGAGCTCTACCAGAAAGAGATCGATCGGGTCAGCGCCTCGCTCAAGGGTTATGAGCGTCCCAAGCGCTTTGCTCTGATCGAAGAGGAGTTCAGTGCGGATAACGACATGCTCACGCCCAAGCTCAGCGTGAAGCGTCGGGTGGTCATGGCGCGCTACGGCGACATGATCAACAACCTCTACAACGACGATAAGACCGCTGCGGCGTAA
- the epmA gene encoding EF-P lysine aminoacylase EpmA yields the protein MSDTQRLDRLPDHASVQTRGRLVQTDQGWELRNLHRRYSLVFFNAAEPAASEHLALVELAGQRDGEQITVASWRVIAHAQTGPTRLTADRTTELGRALEARARFNRQARHFFEFRDFLEVETPAWVRAPGTDVHLSPVAATVHLDGPHLPRTGYLHTSPEFSMKRLLCEGAERIYQRARVWRDGEVTARHNPEFSLLEWYRAWEPLDAIMDDVEQLVAQTLHAGSARPLLRPIPRVTMQEVVREACGFDILDTLTLEPLRETVHRLDLLPPHLCETTHWDDLFFALVVEHIDPFIATMGAVFVTEWPAPLAVLARKSPHDARTAERFELYVDGVELANGFGELTDAQEQRARFEEDSRARKARGLPCLPMPEAFLEALRFGMPPSSGVALGVDRLLMLQLGTASIRDVAPFALWRTEAGELVDWP from the coding sequence ATGTCCGATACCCAACGACTTGACCGACTCCCCGATCATGCCAGTGTTCAGACGCGAGGCAGGCTGGTGCAAACGGATCAGGGCTGGGAGCTGCGAAATCTTCACCGCCGCTACAGTCTTGTGTTTTTCAACGCTGCGGAGCCCGCTGCTTCGGAGCATCTGGCCCTGGTGGAGCTCGCCGGCCAGCGCGATGGCGAGCAGATCACGGTAGCATCATGGAGGGTCATCGCCCACGCCCAGACCGGCCCCACTCGCCTCACCGCTGACCGCACCACCGAGTTGGGCCGGGCCCTTGAGGCTCGCGCCAGGTTTAACCGGCAGGCTCGCCACTTCTTTGAGTTCCGCGACTTTCTGGAAGTCGAGACGCCGGCCTGGGTGCGCGCCCCGGGCACCGATGTGCATCTATCCCCGGTGGCGGCCACCGTGCATCTCGACGGCCCGCACCTTCCCCGAACGGGCTACCTGCATACCTCGCCAGAGTTCAGCATGAAGCGCCTTCTCTGCGAAGGCGCCGAGCGGATCTACCAACGTGCCAGAGTGTGGCGAGATGGCGAGGTGACCGCGCGACATAATCCCGAATTCAGTCTTCTGGAGTGGTACCGCGCCTGGGAGCCCCTGGATGCCATCATGGACGACGTCGAGCAGCTCGTCGCTCAGACGCTTCACGCCGGGAGTGCGCGTCCGCTCTTACGCCCGATTCCGCGCGTGACCATGCAGGAGGTTGTCAGGGAGGCCTGCGGCTTCGACATCCTGGACACCCTCACCCTGGAGCCGCTGCGCGAGACGGTTCATCGTCTCGATCTTCTCCCCCCGCATCTATGTGAGACGACGCATTGGGATGACCTTTTCTTTGCGCTGGTCGTTGAACATATCGATCCCTTTATCGCCACGATGGGGGCGGTCTTCGTCACCGAGTGGCCCGCACCGCTGGCGGTGCTGGCTCGCAAAAGTCCGCACGATGCGCGCACAGCCGAGCGCTTTGAGCTCTACGTCGACGGCGTGGAGCTGGCCAACGGCTTTGGCGAGCTAACCGACGCGCAGGAGCAACGCGCGCGTTTTGAGGAGGACAGCCGCGCGCGCAAGGCCCGCGGGTTGCCCTGCCTGCCGATGCCGGAGGCCTTTCTGGAGGCGTTGCGCTTTGGCATGCCTCCCTCCTCGGGGGTGGC